From a single Artemia franciscana chromosome 9, ASM3288406v1, whole genome shotgun sequence genomic region:
- the LOC136031254 gene encoding uncharacterized protein LOC136031254, producing the protein MQNMKLHKLLCVLFLVLEQVFAKQIKGLSSEQNGISYELGNFRCRRVQYNKSSLSNDGILFHPKSKIRVEVQPLDNIILLGTSLCIKDIEVNISNSSIRCEQGIYEILFQTVKLDNKLEFKNTGNDTIIIFEIKFITKKRLHSQALEKVDLAQLQQHKTKSCKFSQPYKMTSSKYKTDSFKKFMVDTKRAKRTVNINDITKEKISSNQMTSSEQKMVQGKQETLSLAETGTKWLTLQGYLRRDSYNATLVSGRKVSNRDKRSERLPNDHTVLTSSFLDGSSAVNSQNPYFMSIVGGLRKSFVLESDELLETIRATMDELTTSCSLVEGSEQRCFQNTIRNDLLELYTVLRQLTFMDFGKRSKFISLVSVILSDLEKAEKEFHAKFEECKTKRSRYMRKREQLLECFISQGTDLDRHDHQCFDPNDLDTDRNATTKIIYKECSAEIKDKLPLLWIKEVYEMAKYKETIYKEFRNLIGYDHTYLTDRIMSDYQDSRTVRIFRDYCDLSELLPSFNQLIQHFYCVASVIAGSVQTNSSSLAIETNVLIVQKDSEIILLRRNITKAPPGKVGDTGKDGGNVYLKASKIIGMNLVIKSHGSDGGTGGEGLRGLDGTKGSDGSFPKEISELSFYENKTESELNLISTRHNQPVYIDLGIGSEWEEITVQTYNRVFEYTSSNAQAGENGGPGGKGYRGGDGGSPGSLYLRVPDESAHRVKFEATGGKGGEGGRGGNGGRGGEGGLIKASKWRYTREVKSIEKWKMILFVPFKEHGFTSTKGKLEFIEEFPVDKASNGQNGPTGPKGDSGNKNSNLPKNPEFPYEKSSNLNEILTLLSHIGDTSTGSGCKISFFNKVESNTQRYISIYKLLGNYLAEIKGLYLNKTLSEILHAEQGLEKSLIDHSNYELIAIKAELEHEIMESEIKSKNLENSLKSFSYNELTRHLTEAAHHLITQIQTKSDVHTELRIMSFLSPMAAVFGMLLSLFIAIPIIAPSVGHLTLAPSFSLITKAVEQPSIENLKTTSDAILTALQRSIGNETNEEQCAAKNIDNILENLGQEFKSLYLEKLFAFSRDLRDLISISDGKKIESNVCSKILKTNLIKRVIINITRIVESFPAADKTNDFKIYLLEIAVRIKAKLYEAENLLNLVKEREFVDSLIQAIAPIIDTSMDSINNDKVAYLDRKTAQKSKALLLTGEKIYNNLCCFAKAVCHIQQDDNLLKNLPQIVTTSVPDSLTHALEKIRTQLYSSTGMQRGNIQLILDKQDYESEFKRLSYFDNSEFTLVTKFNSKYWVVDIQAKLAGNGIEDIDYSVSIHQQGLTLSNILISSLLPIITYETRYDKHLKEWQHEKTEHKIVYPFPYKLDIEVKTYRSNSSNKDAIDMRNLEQIILDFTVLYQK; encoded by the exons ATGCAAAATATGAAACTTCACAAACTATTGTGTGTTCTCTTTCTTGTTTTGGAACAAGTTTTTGCAAAACAGATCAAAGGGTTGTCTTCAGAACAAAATGGAATCAGCTATGAACTTGGAAATTTCAGATGCAGGAGG gTTCAATACAACAAAAGCTCACTGAGCAATGATGGTATACTATTTCATCCCAAATCTAAGATAAGAGTTGAAGTTCAACCGTTGGATAATATTATACTCTTAGGGACGAGTCTTTGCATAAAAGACATAGAGGTAAACATATCTAATTCAAGCATAAGATGCGAGCAAGGAATATATGAAATCTTATTTCAGACAGTCAAATTGGACAACAAACTAGAATTTAAGAATACCGGGAACGATAcgataattatttttgaaataaaatttataacaaaaaagAGACTACACAGCCAAGCACTAGAAAAGGTGGATTTGGCACAGTTGCAGCAGCATAAAACAAAATCCTGCAAATTTTCACAGCCATACAAAATGACGAGCTCAAAATATAAAACAGATTCCTTTAAAAAGTTCATGGTGGATACAAAAAGAGCTAAAAGAACAGTAAACATAAATGatataaccaaagaaaaaatctCAAGCAATCAGATGACCTCAAGCGAACAAAAAATGGTACAAGGAAAACAAGAGACACTGAGCTTGGCTGAAACAGGTACAAAATGGCTGACACTACAGGGTTACTTAAGAAGAGATAGCTACAATGCCACATTAGTGTCAGGTAGAAAAGTGAGTAATCGAGACAAACGGAGCGAGCGTCTCCCTAATGATCATACCGTTTTGACTAGCTCATTTCTCGACGGTTCATCAGCAGTAAACAGTCAAAATCCATATTTTATGAGTATTGTAGGAGGGCTTAGGAAAAGCTTTGTTCTAGAGAGCGATGAGCTTCTAGAAACCATTCGTGCTACGATGGACGAGCTCACAACATCCTGCTCGCTCGTAGAAGGATCAGAGCAAAGGTGTTTTCAGAATACCATTAGAAACGACCTTCTTGAGCTATATACAGTTTTAAGACAGCTCACTTTCATGGATTTTGGCAAGCGCAGTAAATTTATAAGTCTTGTTTCTGTAATTCTTTCCGACCTGGAAAAGGCAGAAAAGGAGTTTCATGCAAAATTCGAAGAATGCAAAACCAAAAGATCTAGGTACATGAGAAAAAGAGAACAACTGCTCGAGTGTTTTATTTCACAAGGGACAGATCTGGATCGACATGATCATCAGTGCTTTGATCCGAATGATTTAGATACGGATAGAAATGCAACGACAAAAATCATTTACAAAGAGTGCTCAGCAGAGATCAAAGATAAACTTCCACTTTTGTGGATAAAAGAAGTTTATGAAATGgcaaaatacaaagaaacaatttaTAAAGAGTTCAGGAATTTGATAGGATATGATCATACTTATCTGACAGACAGAATTATGTCGGATTACCAAGACAGCCGCACTGTCAGAATATTTAGAGATTACTGTGACCTCTCAGAATTGTTGCCATCTTTTAACCAGTTGATTCAACATTTTTACTGTGTTGCTAGTGTCATTGCAGGCAGTGTCCAGACAAATAGTTCCTCTTTGGCAATTGAAACAAATGTATTAATTGTTCAAAAGGATTCAGAAATAATTCTGTTAAGGAGAAATATCACCAAAGCTCCTCCAGGCAAAGTTGGTGACACAGGAAAAGACGGGGGAAATGTTTACTTAAAAGCAAGCAAAATAATTGGAATGAACCTTGTAATCAAATCTCATGGTTCAGACGGTGGAACAGGCGGAGAAGGACTGAGGGGCTTAGATGGAACAAAAGGCAGTGACGGAAGCTTTCCAAAAGAGATATCCGAGTTgtctttttatgaaaataagacTGAATCAGAACTGAACCTCATTAGCACAAGACACAACCAACCAGTTTACATAGACCTAGGAATAGGTAGTGAATGGGAAGAAATAACTGTTCAAACTTATAACAGGGTATTTGAATACACGTCTTCTAACGCTCAAGCTGGCGAAAATGGTGGACCAGGAGGTAAAGGATACCGTGGAGGAGATGGAGGTTCTCCAGGTAGTTTATACCTCAGAGTCCCGGATGAATCCGCTCACAGGGTAAAATTCGAAGCTACAGGAGGaaaaggaggggaagggggACGTGGTGGTAACGGGGGAAGAGGAGGGGAAGGTGGGCTAATCAAAGCGTCAAAATGGAGATATACAAGAGAAGTAAAAAGTATAGAGAAATGGAAAATGATCCTTTTCGTTCCTTTTAAAGAACATGGATTTACGTCAACGAAAGGAAAGCTTGAATTCATAGAAGAATTTCCAGTAGACAAAGCGTCCAATGGTCAAAACGGCCCAACGGGCCCCAAAGGAGATTCAGGCAACAAAAACAGCAATCTTCCGAAAAATCCAGAGTTTCCGTATGAAAAATCAAGTAACTTGAATGAAATTTTAACCCTCCTTAGTCACATTGGAGACACATCCACTGGTTCTGGTTGCAAAATTTCCTTCTTTAACAAAGTAGAAAGCAATACTCAGCGCTATATAAGTATCTATAAACTACTGGGAAATTATCTCGCTGAAATAAAAGGTTTATACCTCAACAAAACTCTGTCAGAAATACTTCACGCAGAACAAGGTCTCGAGAAAAGCCTCATTGATCACTCAAATTACGAGCTAATCGCAATAAAAGCCGAGCTAGAGCACGAGATTATGGAAAGTGAAATTAAGTCTAAGAATCTAGAAAATAGCTTGAAATCATTTTCTTATAATGAGTTAACTCGACACTTGACTGAAGCAGCTCATCACCTGATCACACAAATCCAAACAAAAAGTGATGTACACACTGAACTACGAATAATGAGTTTTCTCTCACCAATGGCAGCAGTTTTTGGCAtgcttttaagcctttttatagCCATACCTATCATAGCACCTAGTGTGGGGCATTTGACCTTAGCCCCGTCTTTTAGCTTGATCACAAAAGCAGTCGAACAACCGTCtatcgaaaatttaaaaactacttCTGACGCTATTCTAACAGCCCTTCAGAGATCTATAGGAAATGAAACAAATGAGGAACAATGTGCCGCAAAGAACATTGATAACATTCTTGAAAACCTTGGACAAGAATTCAAGAGTTTATACCTGGAAAAACTATTTGCATTTTCTCGCGATTTGAGGGACTTGATTTCAATATCAGACGGCAAAAAAATAGAGAGCAATGTTTgcagcaaaattctaaaaaccaaTTTGATTAAAAgggtaataataaatataacacGAATTGTTGAAAGCTTTCCAGCAGCTGACAAAACAAATGACTTTAAAATTTACCTACTGGAAATTGCAGTTCGGATAAAAGCTAAGctttatgaagctgaaaacctACTGAATTTAGTAAAGGAACGGGAATTTGTTGACAGCTTAATACAAGCAATAGCTCCTATAATAGACACTAGCATGGACAGCATAAATAATGATAAGGTAGCTTATTTAGATAGAAAAACTGCACAAAAATCTAAGGCTCTTTTACTGACAGGGGAgaaaatttacaataatttaTGTTGCTTTGCTAAAGCAGTTTGTCACATTCAGCAGGATGATAACCTTCTTAAAAACCTTCCACAAATAGTGACGACATCCGTCCCAGACTCTTTAACACATGCACTAGAGAAGATTAGAACTCAATTATATTCTTCAACAGGGATGCAGAGGGGGAATATACAACTAATTTTGGACAAACAGGATTATGAAAGCGAATTCAAAAGATTGAGTTATTTTGATAATTCTGAATTTACTCTAGTGACGAAATTCAACAGCAAGTACTGGGTTGTGGATATTCAGGCTAAGTTGGCTGGTAACGGTATTGAAGACATAGATTATTCAGTGTCCATACATCAACAAGGCTTAACACTTTCTAACATTCTTATCAGCTCTCTATTACCTATCATTACATATGAAACCCGATACGACAAACATCTTAAAGAATGGCAGCACGAGAAAACAGAGCATAAAATTGTTTATCCCTTCCCTTACAAGCTAGATATTGAAGTAAAAACATACCGTTCCAACTCTTCTAATAAGGATGCAATTGATATGAGAAATTTGGAGCAAATTATACTCGACTTCACAGTGTTATACCAAAAATAA